From the Methanobacterium sp. BAmetb5 genome, the window TCCTGGAGAACGCCACCGTGAATGGGAAAAGTTCCCTGGTGGGTGAAGGTGATAATGCAGTTATAGTGGGTTCCGAGGCTGCTAAAAAATACAAGGCCACGGTAGGGGGCACCATAACTGTGCAGGGAAACCAGTACAAGGTAGTGGGTATCATGAAGCAGGTGGGCAGTGGATGGCCCCTGACCATTGATAATTCCCTGGTCATGCCTCTTTCCCATGCCCAGGCAGTGATGGACATGTCCGGACTCATATCCACGGTTATCATCACTCCTTCTGACTCCATTGACGGTGCAGAAACCAGCCTGCAGGACGCTTATCCCAGTTACACCATTTACTCCCAGAAAGACACCCAGAAAACACTGGATGACAACCTGAGCCAGATCAGGATATTCATGAACATGATCAGCACCTTCATATTCCTGGTTTCAGTGATCATCATCATGATCGTTATGATGATGTCAGTCAAGGAAAAAACCAAGGAAATAGGTACCATGAGGGCTATTGGGACCAGTAAAATGAAAATTATGGCCTTGATAATATATGAATCACTTATCCTGAGCTTAGTGGGTGGTATTGTGGGGATCATCCTCATGTCACCCACCTACAGCATGCTGGGCCTATTGATGGGAGCAAAAGAAGTGAATTTCCTGAGCTTCAACATACCCGGAGCCATTGTCTTGCAGGTCCTGGTCATCGTATTTGTAATTGGAACCTTCAGTGGACTCATACCTGCCTACCTGGCCACCAGAATCAGTCCTATAGATGCTCTGCGATATGAATAAGAATAATGAAAGGAAGTGTGTGTAATGAAAGGTTTAGTTAAAGGAGAAGGACTCTGGAAAACCTATAAACTGGATAGTACCGAGGTCCACGCCCTACGGGGGCTGGATATAAGTGTAGATGCGGGAGAATTTGTATCCATTATGGGTCCTTCTGGGTCCGGTAAATCAACCCTCCTCAACCTCATTGGGGGCTTAGATACCCCTACCCAGGGGGATCTTTACATTGGAGGGAAGAATATCGCGGCAATGAAGGATAAGGAACTCACCCGGATGAGGGCGGAGAATATTGGATACATCTTCCAGACTTTCAACCTCCTGCCGGCGTTGAGTGTACGGGATAATGTGGAATTTCC encodes:
- a CDS encoding FtsX-like permease family protein, whose translation is MLDIAFKDFKAKKGRTAMCIIGVMVCVLLIGTVNLVLYEMESGLKGDLGTVNGQLYFEKNGTSFPPYASIIPQTLGDEVLKRAEVDPAKSTEALFAPVQTGESAQYTMIVGLTPGKEQAFLENATVNGKSSLVGEGDNAVIVGSEAAKKYKATVGGTITVQGNQYKVVGIMKQVGSGWPLTIDNSLVMPLSHAQAVMDMSGLISTVIITPSDSIDGAETSLQDAYPSYTIYSQKDTQKTLDDNLSQIRIFMNMISTFIFLVSVIIIMIVMMMSVKEKTKEIGTMRAIGTSKMKIMALIIYESLILSLVGGIVGIILMSPTYSMLGLLMGAKEVNFLSFNIPGAIVLQVLVIVFVIGTFSGLIPAYLATRISPIDALRYE